In Fervidobacterium nodosum Rt17-B1, one genomic interval encodes:
- the ribH gene encoding 6,7-dimethyl-8-ribityllumazine synthase, with amino-acid sequence MSNGYKNYKVIEGGFSGEGLRFGIVLSRFNSTVTERLLEGAVDCLTRHGVRYEDIEVVRVPGSMEVAYALNLMTKQEERYDGIIVLAAVIQGETYHFNIVANEIGKVVAQFNMTSKIPITFGVLTTDTVEQALNRAGIKSGNKGFEAAMAALEMVNLKKAFNG; translated from the coding sequence ATGAGCAACGGTTACAAAAATTACAAAGTAATTGAAGGCGGTTTTTCAGGAGAAGGTTTGCGTTTTGGGATAGTTTTGTCAAGGTTTAATAGTACCGTTACTGAAAGGCTTCTTGAGGGTGCTGTAGATTGTTTGACAAGGCATGGTGTGAGATACGAAGACATCGAAGTTGTTAGAGTGCCGGGAAGTATGGAAGTTGCGTATGCACTTAATTTGATGACAAAGCAGGAGGAACGATACGATGGGATAATTGTATTAGCTGCTGTTATCCAAGGTGAGACTTACCATTTCAATATTGTCGCTAATGAAATAGGAAAGGTTGTTGCTCAATTTAATATGACTTCGAAGATTCCTATCACTTTTGGCGTGTTGACAACGGATACTGTAGAACAAGCTTTGAATAGAGCTGGAATAAAGAGTGGTAACAAAGGGTTTGAAGCAGCTATGGCTGCGTTGGAGATGGTGAATTTGAAAAAGGCTTTTAATGGTTGA
- a CDS encoding bifunctional 3,4-dihydroxy-2-butanone-4-phosphate synthase/GTP cyclohydrolase II: MSIELGILKDLREYFLSGKPLILIDENREKEGDFVYPAELIDESMVEFFVRYGKGLFCLVAPEGDLLSRGFFKLPTNYGANYFIPIDFGDGTGISAYERAVTCRALANRDKKISEFRYPGHVMLIGSQDFSKRRGHSESSVELMKMCGFKPYSVIVEILNERGDSHDFDYLSKLAEKFELKTMSIKDVWRLYVLSNELIKIKSTAKLPTEYGIFEIVSFDNKLDYKEHFALVKRWQGVPLVRIHSECVTGDCLSSLRCDCGSQLGKALKMIEKDGGVLIYLRQEGRDIGLSAKISAYELQDKGLDTYEANVKLGFKPDQRDYAAASQILKALGIDKVRLLTNNPNKVKALESYGISVVERVSLYGKVTKFNVSYLKTKVEKFGHLIEIEGSKEVNL, from the coding sequence ATGAGTATTGAATTGGGTATTTTGAAGGATTTGAGGGAGTATTTTCTTTCGGGTAAACCACTTATATTAATTGATGAGAATAGAGAAAAAGAAGGGGATTTTGTTTATCCAGCCGAGCTTATCGATGAGAGTATGGTTGAATTTTTTGTCAGGTATGGTAAAGGGCTTTTTTGTTTGGTTGCACCGGAAGGTGATTTACTGAGCAGAGGATTTTTCAAGTTGCCCACGAATTACGGCGCAAATTATTTTATTCCAATAGATTTTGGTGATGGTACAGGGATAAGTGCGTATGAAAGGGCGGTAACTTGCAGGGCGTTGGCTAATAGAGACAAAAAAATAAGTGAATTTAGGTATCCAGGTCATGTGATGTTGATTGGTTCGCAGGATTTTTCCAAAAGGCGTGGGCACAGCGAATCTTCGGTTGAGCTCATGAAAATGTGTGGATTTAAGCCTTACTCTGTTATTGTTGAAATTTTAAACGAGAGAGGCGACTCGCATGATTTTGATTATTTAAGTAAATTAGCTGAGAAGTTTGAATTGAAGACTATGAGTATTAAAGATGTATGGAGACTTTACGTTTTAAGTAATGAACTTATCAAGATTAAATCCACTGCGAAATTACCAACCGAATATGGGATATTTGAAATTGTTTCTTTTGACAATAAATTAGATTACAAAGAGCATTTTGCGCTTGTTAAGCGATGGCAAGGTGTGCCACTTGTAAGGATTCACTCTGAATGTGTGACTGGCGATTGCTTATCTTCTCTAAGGTGTGATTGCGGCTCGCAACTTGGTAAAGCTTTGAAGATGATAGAAAAAGATGGAGGAGTGCTTATTTACCTTAGGCAGGAAGGGAGGGATATAGGTTTAAGCGCAAAAATAAGTGCTTATGAACTTCAAGATAAAGGGTTGGATACGTACGAGGCGAATGTAAAACTGGGGTTTAAACCTGACCAGCGCGATTATGCAGCGGCAAGTCAGATATTAAAAGCACTTGGCATTGATAAAGTAAGGCTTTTAACGAATAATCCAAACAAGGTTAAGGCTTTAGAAAGTTATGGGATAAGCGTCGTTGAACGTGTGAGCCTTTATGGGAAAGTAACGAAATTCAATGTGAGTTATCTAAAGACTAAGGTAGAAAAATTTGGTCATTTGATAGAGATTGAAGGGTCAAAGGAGGTCAATTTATGA
- a CDS encoding riboflavin synthase: MKIERCWGDLSLGESIAINGVCLTLTDFDDSFMYFDVGAETLKLTNIKYEKLFNLERALKLGDSVSGHFVTGHVDGMVKLIAKHIYDKTLYLTFSMPKERWGVVKKGSIALNGVSLTIANASLDTFTVQLIPHTIENTTFKFITSGSYVNYEIDVLARFIHNELNNLEKGYKDGMMYEY, encoded by the coding sequence TTGAAAATTGAGCGTTGTTGGGGAGATTTATCACTGGGAGAGAGTATTGCCATTAACGGTGTTTGTCTTACACTTACAGATTTTGACGATTCGTTTATGTATTTCGATGTTGGGGCGGAAACGTTGAAGTTAACTAATATTAAATACGAGAAGTTATTTAATTTGGAAAGGGCTTTGAAACTTGGAGATTCTGTTTCTGGACATTTTGTGACTGGTCATGTCGATGGTATGGTGAAGCTTATAGCTAAGCATATATACGATAAAACATTGTATCTTACTTTCTCAATGCCAAAGGAAAGATGGGGAGTTGTTAAGAAAGGTTCTATAGCTTTGAACGGAGTTAGTCTTACTATCGCGAATGCATCTCTTGATACTTTTACTGTTCAACTTATACCACACACAATAGAAAATACGACGTTTAAATTTATTACCTCTGGTTCCTATGTCAACTATGAGATTGATGTATTAGCAAGGTTTATTCATAATGAATTAAATAATCTTGAGAAGGGGTATAAGGATGGGATGATGTATGAGTATTGA